One genomic segment of Arthrobacter sp. JZ12 includes these proteins:
- a CDS encoding TetR/AcrR family transcriptional regulator C-terminal domain-containing protein: MALDNQAASGHAPRRAGRPVSKVLTRESITTATLELLETAGYEGFTIAALAKHLKVAPSALYNHVESKKDVLIWVQDHLMGLVNTRAFQTQPWDDALRAWAWSYREAFASHAPLVPVIAVMPVGGAYETLRMYEDVTRGLLDGGWPRERVISTIVAVESFIYGSAMDVSAPTNIFDPGALAADFPLFTAAVTDSATAPSGRSNADDAFDAGLEALIEGLRAQLERLRAGSHR; encoded by the coding sequence ATGGCGTTGGATAACCAGGCTGCCAGTGGGCACGCACCCCGCCGTGCCGGCCGGCCCGTTAGCAAGGTCCTGACCAGGGAGAGCATCACCACCGCAACGCTGGAGCTGCTGGAAACCGCTGGGTACGAGGGCTTCACCATCGCTGCGCTCGCCAAACACCTGAAGGTTGCGCCGTCAGCGCTGTACAACCACGTTGAGTCGAAGAAGGACGTGCTCATCTGGGTCCAGGACCACCTCATGGGACTGGTGAACACCCGGGCGTTCCAGACCCAACCGTGGGATGACGCTCTTCGCGCGTGGGCCTGGTCCTACCGGGAGGCCTTCGCATCGCATGCCCCGCTGGTGCCCGTCATCGCGGTCATGCCGGTGGGAGGCGCATACGAAACCCTGCGCATGTATGAGGACGTAACGCGCGGATTGCTCGACGGGGGCTGGCCACGGGAACGTGTCATCTCAACCATCGTGGCGGTTGAGTCCTTCATCTACGGCTCGGCCATGGACGTCTCAGCGCCGACCAACATCTTTGACCCCGGCGCCCTCGCCGCCGACTTCCCCCTGTTCACGGCCGCGGTGACCGACAGCGCAACCGCTCCTTCCGGGCGCAGCAACGCCGATGACGCGTTCGACGCCGGCCTCGAGGCGCTGATCGAAGGCCTTCGGGCACAGCTCGAACGGCTGCGGGCCGGAAGCCACAGGTAA